Within Streptomyces roseirectus, the genomic segment GTCGAAGAACAGCTCCATGGGCCGCTGGCGATCGCGCAGCTGCTTCAGCTCCCGCTGGATGTCGGCCGGGGCCGCCGCCGGGGCCGCGTTCTTCACGGCCTTGCGGACCTGGCGCTCGATGCGCTGGTCGATGAGTTCCGCGGCCGGGCGCAGCGCGCGGCGGACGGCCTTGCTGGTGAGTAGCGATCGCATCAGTGGTGGATCCTCACAGAGTTAGGAGATGTGGACGCTAGGGCGTGCACAGGAGCCGCACAACCAACGGACGGAGCCCCGACGTCAAAGCCGGCATGAACTTCCGGTGAAGATTCCGTCCGACGGTTTCAGGAGGCGTCTCCCAGGAGACGTAGCACCTCCCCCAGATTGTGCTCCGCGATCCCCCTCATGAACTGCGAGTCGGGGAAATCTCCCTGAATGAGTGTCAACGGACCACTGACCAGCCCGAGATGCATGCACAGCCGGTAGAACCGGAGCCGGTCGCGGTCCAGTTCGGGACGCCACAGGCGGTCGTACCAGTCCCCGAAGCGGAGTTCGAGGAAGACGTGCTCCTGCTCCACGTCGAAGTACATCACCCCCTCGATGTCGATCAGCACCGGCTCGCCGTCCGGCGTCAACAGGACGTGGTCCGCGCCGAGTTCACCATGGATGAGCGCGTGCCGCCGCCGTGGCCGCACGGCCGCGTACAGCTCCTCGATCCGCTCGGCCAGGGGCTGCGCGACGGCCGCGAGCCGGGGCTCCAGCAGCGCCCCCTTCGCCAGCTCCCCCAACGCCCCCTCCCTGACGACCTGTTCACACGAATCGCCGTACGACACCTCACCGCCGTCGACGAGAGCGACCTTCCCGTAACGGGGGTTCTCCTGCGCGTGCATCGCCCGCAACGCCTCGGACAGCCGCCCCAACGCCGGGTGCCTCGGATCCCGCCGCAACGCATCCTCCAAGGTGCCCCCCGTGACATCCTCGGCGACCACAGCATCCGCCCCGGCATACAACACCCGCGGACACCGCACCCCGGCCGCCGTGAGCCGGTCGTGCGCGGCGACGAGCAGATCGACCCCGGTCGCGGGCGAGAACGGGCGCCGGCGATCCGGGAGTTGATCCTGCGCCCAGTAGTTCTCGTCCGGCGACCAGACATAGGCGACGGCGGTGGAGTCATCGTCCAGCCGCAGCCGGTAGACCCCCTTCTTGGAGCCACCACGAAGCCGCTCGGCCGCGAGAAGCCGCCGCTGCGGCCCGAAGGCTTGGCGGACAAGGGGAGCGAGGTCGGGGATGCGGAGGTGCTGCCGAGGCGAAGTCACCGCCGGAGTCTTCCGAAGAGACGCCGACGGCCCCAACCTGTTTTTGCTTTTAGGGGCGCGGGGAACTGCGCGAACACCCCCACCGGCCCGCAGCCGCCGAACACCCCCCGCCACCCCCTAGAACAGGCTCAACAACGCCTCCGCAGGATCAACCGGCGTCGAATCCCCATCGGGCAACGCCAGTTCGAACCACACCGTCTTCCCCCTGGGCGTCCGGCGGGAGCCCCACGCGGCGGAGAGGAGCCCGACGAGCTGAAGCCCCCGGCCCCCCTCGTCCGTGTCCCGCGCACGGCGCCGGCGGGGCTGGACGAGCCCGGAGTCCCAGACCTCACAGACGAGGGTCCGATCGAGCAGCAGGCGCAGCCGGATCTCACCCTCGCCGTAGCGCAACGCGTTGGTGACCAGCTCGCTGACCAGCAACTCCGTTGTGTCGACGAGGGGTTCGAGATCCCAGCTGAGCAACTGCCCGCGCGCGTACTCCCGCGCCCGCCCCACACTGCGGGGCTCACGGGGCAGCGTCCAGTCCCCGACGGACTCGGCCGGCAGCCCTTGGACGCGGGCCATGAGGAGGGCGATGTCGTCCTCCCCGTGGTGGGAGCCGAGGGTGTTGAGGACGTGGTCGCAGACGTCCTCCAGCGGCTGGGAGGGATCCGTGAGCGTACCGACGAACGCCTGCAGCCCCTCGTCCAGCGGATGGTCGCGGGACTCGACGAGGCCGTCCGTGTAGAGCGCGAGCAACGCCCCCTCGGGCAGCTCGACTTCAACTTCCTCGAACGGTTCGCCGCCGACGCCGAGCGGCATGCCGGGCGGCACGTCGAGCATGAGCGCGGGCTCGCCGGGTTCGACCAGCACGGGCGGCAGATGGCCCGCGTTGGCGAACGTGCAGCGCCGGGTGACGGAGTCGTACACGGCGTACACGCACGTCGCGAGGTACACCTCGGAGAGGTCCGCCTCGCGGGGCCGGCGCGCCGCGCGGGTCGCCTGCTGGACCCCGCCCGGCGTGCCGAGTCCGCGCGCGATCTCGTCCAACGCGGCGAGCACTTCCGCCGGTTCGAGGTCGAGGAGGGCCAGCGTCCGTACGGCGGTGCGGAGTTCACCCATGGCGACGGCGGCCCGCAGCCCGCGCCCCATGACGTCGCCGACGACCAACGCCGTGCGGTGGCCGGGGAGTTCGATGACGTCGAACCAGTCGCCGCCGACCTCGCTGGGCCGTCCGGTCGCCGCGTTGCCCGGCAGGTAGCGGCAGGCGATGTCGAGCCCGGAGGCGACGGGGTCGCCCGGCGGCAGCAGGGACCGTTGCAGTATCAGCGCGCGTTCCCGCTCGCGCCGGTACAGCCGCGCGTTGTCGATGGAGACGGCGGCGCGCGCGGCCAGTTCGACCGCGAGGTCCCGGTCCCGGTCCCCGAACGGCTCGCTGCCCTTCGTCCGGGAGAACTGCGCGAGGCCGACGACGGTGTCGTGGGCGACCATCGGCACGGCCAGCGTGGACTGCACGAGGCCGCCGTCCGCGCCGGGGATGTGCTGCGGGCGGGCGGTGCGCAGGGCGTCGGCGCGGGCGGAGGTGAACGGGAAGTGGTGGACGGCGCCGACGGGGACGGGGGTACCGCCGGTCGCGGTGAAGGGGACGTCGGAGACGGCCGAGGAGAAGGCGACGCGGCGCAGTTCCGCGCTGCCGTCCGCGAGGCCCGGCGGGGTCTCGTCGCCGGCCAGCAGGCCCTGGTAGAGGTCGACGGTCGCGAGGTCGCAGAAGCCGGGGACGACGACGTCGAGGAGTTCGCGGGCTGTCGTCTCCAGGTCGAGGGAGTTGCCGATGCGGGCGCCGGCTTCGTTGAGCAGGGCCAGGTTGCGGCGGGCCGCGGCGGCCTCGCGGGCCGCGGCGCGGCGGGCGGTGATGTCCGTGCCGAGCCAGGCGATGCCGATCGGGCGTCCGCTGCCGCTGTGCACGCGGTACAGGTTGATCGACCAGTGCCGGCGTTCGTCGGAGCCCGGGACGAACCCCGTGACGTGCATGTCCGTGATGGACTCGCCGGTCTTGAGCACCCGCCTCATGATCGCCGTGACCCGCTCGGCCTCCGACCTGACCAGGTAGTCCGCGACGGTCCTGCCCCGGTGGTCGTCCGGGGTGCCGCCGAACAGTGACGCGAACCGCGCGTTGGCGCGGCGTACGCGCAGCTCCGGGTCGATCAGCAGGAACCCGAACGGGGTTTGGCCGAAAATCGACTGCGACGCGGCGAGGTCGGTCTCGATGCTGCGCAGGGTTCGGACGTCGACGACGATGCAGACGGCGGCCCGGTCGCCGTCCGGGGTCGTCGTCGGCATCACGTACACCTCGGCCAGGCCCCGCTCGCCGTCCGGCGCCTTGAACGGGACGACGCCGGTCCACTCCCGGCCGTCCAGGATCTCCGCCATCTTCCGCTGACCGCGTTCCCGCAGGTCCGGGTCGATGAACGCCTGAATCGGGTCCAGCCCGACCGCCCGCTCCGCCGAGATCCCGAAAATCTGCTCCGCCCGCAGACTCCACTGATCCACCAGCCCATCCGGCCCGATGGAGAACGAGGCCACCCGGATGTAGTCATAGATCGACCCCGGCGGATTGCTCTGCCACACAGCATCGGCCGGGGGGATGTCGGAGAGGGCGGAGGGGGGGACGGCACCGGTGTTACGGGGGCCGACGGGGCGGGGGGAGGTGACGCGGGAAACGTCCGCACCGGGAGAGGCGGAATTGCCGACTGCACGGGGACGGGGCGGCCCGCCGGGGGTGTCGCCGCCGGAGGCGGGGGTGCCGGAGGCGGGGGTGCCGGAGGCGGGGGTGCCGGAGGCGGGGGTGCCGGAGGCACGGGGACGAGGACCGGCGGGGGTGTCGCCGCCGGGGGCGGGGGTGCCGCCAGCAGGAACGTTGCCGCTGGGCTCGTCACCGCCGGGGGCACGGCCACGCGGGGCACCGCCGCTCGGAGTGTCACCACTCGGGGCTCCATCGGTGGACCGGGGCCGGAGGACACCGCCGCCAGAAGTGTCACCGCCAGAAACGCCGCCACGCAGGGCACCGCCGCCCGGGGTGTCACCACTCGGGGCTCCATCCGCGGACCGGGGCCGGAGGACACCGCCGCCAGAGGCGTCACCACCAGGAGCACCGCTGCGCAGAGCACCGCCGCTCAGGGTGTCGCCGCCGGCGGAGGTGTCGTCGGCAGGAACGTTGCCGCTAGAGGTGTTGCCATCGAGGGCACCGCCACGTGGGGCGTATCCGCCGGGGCCTTCGGCGGGCCGGGGCCGGAGAGCGTCGCCACCAGAGGCGTTGCCGCCGGGCGCGCGACCGCGCTGGGCACCACCGCCGCTGCTGGCATCATCGCCGAGGCCGCCACCGACGGGAGCGCCGCCGCGAGCGGCACCGCCACGCGGGCCACCACCGCTCGGAGTTCCATCTGCGGGCCGGGGCCGGAGAGCGTCGCCACCAGAGGCGTCGCCGCCGGGCGCGCGACCGCGCTGGGCACCACCCCCGCTCGGGGCATCGTCACCGAGGCCGCCACCGACAGCAGCGCCGCCGCGAGAGGCACCGCCACGCGGGCCACCACCGCTCGGGGTGCCGCCGCTCGGAGTTCCATCTGCGGGCCGGGGCCGGAGGACACCGCCAGGGGTGTCGTCGCCGGGGGCGCGGCCATGGGAGGTGTGGTCACCCGGGGTGTCGTCGCTCGGGGCACTGCCGCTCGGGATGTCGCTGCGAGGCGCGCCCGGGCGGGAGGTTCCGGTCGGGGCGGGGTCGTCGTGGGCGTGGTCCGGGCGCGTGCCGCGTGCGGGCAGGGGGCCGGCGGTGTTCGGGCGGGCAGCCTCGGGGCGGGCGGCGCCCGCTGATGCGCCAGCGCTCGCCGGTTCGCCAACCCTCGCTGATGCGCCAGCCCTCGCTGAATCGCCAGCGTCCGCTGATTCACCGGCGTCCAGTGGTTCGCCGGTGCCTGCCGTTTTTCCGGCGCCTGCCGATTTCCCGGCGTCCGCGAGATTCCCGGTGGCTGCCGATTTCCCGACGCCTGTCGACTCCCCGGCACCCGCCGATTTCCCGGTGACTGTCGACTCCCCGGCGCCCGTCGGTTTCGCGGCCCCTGTCGACTCCCCGGCACCCGCCGGGTTCCCGGCCTCTGTCGGCTCGCCAGCCCCTGTCGGCTTGCCGGCGCCCGTCGGCTTGCCGGCGCCCGTCGGCTTGCCGGCGCCCGTCGGGTTCCCGGTCCCTGTCGGTTCGTCGGCGTGCGTCGGCCTCGCATCGGCCCCGCCGCCGGAGGCACCGGCGTTTGTCCTCGCGGCGTCCGACGGGTCGTGCGACTCCGTGGCCTTCGCTGGTATCTCGCTCACGCGAACCGTCCCCTCCAGCTCACCGCGCCCGGTACGGGTCACCAGGGGCGGCTGCCCGCAGTATCCAGCACTACGGGGCCGCACGGCACGGTGTTCACGATCACAGCACGGCCCAGGCTCTTTTTGGACCGTTCCGTTCCAACACTTCCACTCTTCTAACCAGCGGACACGCCGTCGAACCACTCGAAGCGGGCCGAGTCGGTGGCCGGAAATCGCCGCGCGCCCTCGATCACGTCGCCGTGCGCCCGTCCGCGCAGGTCACTCGGGTACCGCCAGCTCGAACCAGACGGTCTTGCCGACGGCGTCGGGACGGGTGCCCCAGCGGTTCGCGGCGGCGGCGAGGAGCAGCAGACCCCGGCCGTTCTCGTCGTCCGGGCGGGCCGTGCGTTCGCGGGGCGGGTCGGGGAGGGGGTCGGAGACCTCGACGAGCAGGACGTCACCGAGGACGGCGGGGCGGCTCAGCCGCAGGCCGATGGGGCCGTCCGCGTACCGCAGCGCGTTGGTGACCAGCTCGCTCACCAGCAGCACCGCCACATCGCTCACCCCCTCCAGCCGCCACCCCCGCAACTGCCCGCGCACCACAGCCCGCGCCGCCCGCGCCGCACCCGCCTCCGCGGGGAACGTCCACTCGGCGCAGTCGCCCTCGGTGTCGATCACGCCGATCACTTCCCAGCCCAGCGAGGTACACCCATGTCCGATTTCACAGATTTGATGACCACATACCCGATTTAACACCTCCGCTACCACCCCGAGAGGCGCACAGCAGCCCGACCGGCGCACACCGCACTACCGCGCTCCGGCACACGGGCCCCACGAGCCGCGCGCCGAGCAGCACCGAGCCACACCGAGCCGCGCCACCCCTCACCCCCTCAGCCCCGAACCCCTCCGTCCCGAACCCCCATCAGCTCCACCACCTCCCGCACGGCCGGCACGTCCTGGTCCAGCCAGTCGACGTCCCAGATCTCACCGGACGCGAGCCAGCGGAGGTCGTCGTGGTCCTCAAGGGGCGCGGGCGAGGAAGAGCCCTCGCGCAGGCGCGCGAAGTGGACGTGGAGGACGTACGGGGACCGCAGCGGCCACTCCCCCGGCACCCGGGACAACACCTCCGCGTCGACGCCCAACTCCTCCCGGAGTTCCCGCACCAGCGCGTCCTCGGTACGCTCCCCGGCCTCGACCTTGCCTCCGGGCAGCTCCCAGCACCCCGCCAGCGAGGGCGGCGCGCTGCGCCGGGCCGCGAGCAGCCGCCCGGAGTCGACCAGCGCGGCCCCGACCACCACGATCCGTTCCGTCATGCGCCGGAGAATACGGCAGCCCGGAACCGGCTCAGGACGGGGCTCAGCACCGGCTCAGAATCGACTCAGGACGGGGCTCAGTTCCGCGTCGGATCCCCCTGCTGCCCCGCCCTCTCGACCCAATACACCTGCCGGTGCCCGGTGTTGTCGAGACTGTCCGCGATCTTCTGCGCCTCCGCCTGCGTCGCATACCTCCCCACGCGATAGCGGTTGCCGCTGTCGTCCTGACGTATGACGAGCCAGGGCAGGGAGAAGATGCTGCCGTCGGTCATCGCGCCCCTCCACCTCTAGGGTCTGCCGTGGCGCCCACCCCGCCCGATGAGGAAACCGCACTACGCATATGCCCGAGCCTACGCCCAACCTTCACGCAGCGAACACGGCTTTTCACCAACAGACGGCCAACAAGCCACAACGGCCGGAAACGAGGGGAAACGGCCGAAGGAGGTTGAGGGAGCGTCAGCGCACCGGCAAGTGGTAGGCGACGCGGTAGCGGTCCGCGGGGATGACGACATCCGCCGTCTCGACGGCGCGGCCGGACGCGTAGTACGTGCGCTGGACGACGATCACGACGTGCCCCGGCACACCGCCGAGGGCGAGGAGTTCGTCGGCGAGGCCGGGCCGCGCGCCCACCTCTTCCGCGACGTTGTCGACGATGACGTCGATCGCGCGCATCCGCTCGACGACGCCCATCCCCCCGAGGGGCCCCTCCTCGGGCAGCATGACGGGTGTGCGCCCGGTGAGCGCGAGGGGTTCCCAGGACGTCGAGAGCATCATGGCGCGCCCGGACTCCCGGAAGACGTACCGCGTCCGCATGACCCGCTCACCCGGCTCGATCCCGAGCCGGGCGGCGACGGCGGCGTCCGCCTCGGCCTGTTCGCTGCTGGACTCCCACGTGCCCCGCATGTCCGACTCGGCCTGCTCCTGCCGGAACGGCGTCGCCCCGCCGACGGGGCGGAAGCCGGAGCGGGCGATGCGGCGCGGCACGGGGCGCTCCCGCACGTACGTGCCCGAACCGGAGCGGCCCTCGACCAGGCCCTCGGCCATGAGGACCTTGCGCGCCTCCAGCGCGACCGTGTCCGAGACGCCGTACTCCTCGCGGATGCGCGCCTGGGAGGGGAGGCGGGTGTGCGGTGGCAGCGAGCCGTCGACGATCTTCCTGCGCAGATCCCCCGCGACCCGCAGATACGCCGGCTGCTCACCGAAAGTCACTGGCCGCTCCCATCAGGTTTTACAGACAGCTACAGCCTGGCAACCGTGGGTTCCTCCATGCAAGCAAAGGCCAGAGAATCACTCGATGTGATGACAAAACCGGGGATGGGGCTTCACTCAGGAACTTTCTCCCGGTATAGCCGCGTTCACGCCTCAGCGCTCACACCTCAGACGTCCAGCTCGCCCTGACCGTCGCCCTCGGAGGAGCCCTCGCCCTCCTCGTACGAGGGCGGCGTCGTCGCGAGCCCCAGCGTGCGCCGCGCGTCGACCGTCGCGTCGCCGTCGACGAACTCGTACCCGGTGTTGTAGTCCAGGTAGTACGAGTCGACGTCGTCGGCGCCGGCCGCCTTGCGCCACGCCTCGCGCGCGTCGTGCAGGTCCTTGACGAGGCCGTCGACCGAGGGACGCGCGCCGGCGGACCAGGCGTGGTTCTCCAACGCCGTCGTCTGGCGCGCGAGTTCGTCGCGGACCAGCCCGGCCCACGCCTTGTTGATGTCCAGGTTCTCGTCCGGGTATTCCTCCGGCTCGGCGTACAGGACGTCGTCGACGGCGTTCATCGCCTTCAGGTAGGCGAACTGGTCGGCGTCGAGGACGGTCTCGTCGCGGCGCAGCGAGCCGGTGAGGGTGCCGAAGCCGGTGTGGGCGTAGACGCAGGTGATCTCGCGGTCGCCGTTCTCCCAGGCGGCGCGCAGGGGCAGCAGGGTGTACCAGTCGACGTCGGCGGGCAGGGCCCACGGGTCCATCGAGTAACGCGCCTTGAGGGCATAGCACTTGTCGTTGCCGATGTCCCGCAGCTCCGCCCGGCCCGGGAAGTCCTCGCCGCTCACGGGGACGACGCCGAAGATCTCGGCGTCGTGCGTGCCGAGGCAGTCGGCCTCGTCGACACGGGACACGTCGCTGCCGATCGTGTCGCCGTGGGGCAGGTCGAAGCAGTCGCCCTTGTCGAGGGCGGTGACGGACGTGGTGTCGGCGGCGTCCTTGATCGCCTGCCAGGTCTCGGAACCGGCGTTCGTACCGATCGCGAGGACCCACAGGGCCAGGCCCAGCGACGACAGCACGGTCCCGCCGATCGCCATCGCCCTCCCCCGCTCGCCGCGCCTCTTGATCTGGACCAGCGCGATGATCCCCAGGACCAGGCCGACGGCCGGCAGGAAGCACAGCAGGCCCAGCACCAGCGCCGCGATCGCCACCCCGTTGACCTGCGGAACCGGCCGGTACGGCGGCGCGTACCCCCGCCCCCACACCGGCGGCACCTGCCCCGGAAACACGCCCGGCCCCTGCCCCGGCTCCGGAGCGCGGAACGGGTTGTCCTGAGGCCCCTGGGGCGCGGGCGGGGGTGTCGACACGGGTACCGTGCTCCTGATCGGGTCCGTTTTCATACAGCTGTGCGAGCGCATCGTATGCGCGCGCCCGACGGGGGCGGAAACGGGTATGCGGACGCCGGAGCGCCCCGCGAGCAGGCTCACCGCACGGCGGGCCCGATGACGTCCCGCCAGTCGGCGCAGGGAATCAAGGCGTCGGAATCCGCGAGTCATCGGCATACTGGCGCGATTCAGGACCGCGTACGGCGCCGGGGCCCACGACGTGTCCTCCGCCCGGTGCACCGGAACCCGCCGGGCAAGGTCGACTACACCGCCTCGCGGCCGGAGCGGCGGCACCGCGCGGCGCGAGCCGACGTCAGCGGTCGGCGTCCGGGCCCGGCGAGGCATGGTCTCCCGCCGGGCGATGCGGGGGCCGTCGGCCACGGCGTGGGGCGCTCACCGGCGCCGGTACACCACCCGGCGGGACGTCATCCGGCACCCGAGTCCGGACGCCGTTCGGAGACGGCACCGAGGCGCGGGCGCCCGGCGACTTCCCCGGCGTCGGCTCCCGTCCCCTCGCGGCGGGTTCGGCCGGCTCGGGTGAGGGGGCCACCACCGCATCCGCTCGCGGAGGTGTGCTCTCGCCAACACCCCCCTCCGACGCCCCCACCTGCGGTCGGCAACACAGCCGAAACCCCCGCCGCCCTAAACTTCACAGAACCAGCACCCCGGAAAGGCGCCCATGGCATTTCACTCCCCGCCCGCCCCGAGACCGCTGCGGGGGCTGCCCGACAAGCGGAGGGCGATCATGGGGGCCGCGCGGAAGCTGTTCGGGAGGGACGGGTACACGCGCACGAGCGTGGACGGGATCGCGGGCGAGGCGGGGGTGTCCAAGAGGACGATCTACAACCACTTCGCGAACAAGGAGGAGTTGTTCCAGAGCGTCGTCCTGGAGGGCGCCGAGGACTTCACCCGGACCGTCGCGGCGATCGCCGACCGGCATCTGCGGAAGATCGTCGACATCGAGGACGACCTCGTCGAGTTCGGCGTGGACAGGGCCCGCGCGGCGATGGCCGCGGAGAAGCACTTCTCGCTGGTCCGCACGATCAAGGCGGAGGCGACGAGGATCCCGAGGCCGCTCCTTGAGGCGTGGCGGGAGGTGGGGCCGAGCGCGGCGCAGGGTCTGCTCGCGGGGTATCTGCGGCAGCTGACGGAGAAGGGGTTCCTGCACGTCACGGACGCCGCCAAGGCCGCGAACCACTTCACGCTGCTGACGTTCGCGAACGTGGCGGACAGTTCGTTCAACGGCGCGGTCCCGCTGCCGGACGCGGAGATCGAGGAGATCGTGACGTCCGGTGTGCGGACGTTCCTGCGGCTGTACGGCGCACCCCCGCGCGGCTGACAAGACCCGCCCCCGACGGGTGTGACCCGAGAACACTTACACCGCTCGTTGCAGGCTCGGTGCAAGCGCTTTGTTGACGGTGTTGTCACCACGGCTTCGCACATGGGGCCGGGACAACCACCGACGGCACCAAAGTCGATTGCGGGCCCACCTGGTTGCACGGTGATGGTCAAGAGACGGTTGGGACTGCGACCGACAGTAGCTGTCCCCCCACACACCGCTGAGGAGACCGTCGTGCCTGTGTCCACCTGTGCCGGCTCCGCGCCCGCCGGGGCCGTGACCACACGTCACCAGTACACCAGCCGCCCCCCGGCCCCGGCGGTCGACGCCGTGGCCGCCGACCTGAGCCGGGCGCTGTTCGCCCCGTTCCGAAGGAGAGACCAGCGCCGAAAGGCGGAGATGTACTTCCAGGGCCTGCTCACCACGAGCGGCCGCAAGTCGGTGCGCAACATCGCCGCGCACCTGGGGGACCCGAACGCCGAGCAGGGCCTGCACCACTTCATCTCCTGCTCGA encodes:
- a CDS encoding SpoIIE family protein phosphatase, with the translated sequence MPPADAVWQSNPPGSIYDYIRVASFSIGPDGLVDQWSLRAEQIFGISAERAVGLDPIQAFIDPDLRERGQRKMAEILDGREWTGVVPFKAPDGERGLAEVYVMPTTTPDGDRAAVCIVVDVRTLRSIETDLAASQSIFGQTPFGFLLIDPELRVRRANARFASLFGGTPDDHRGRTVADYLVRSEAERVTAIMRRVLKTGESITDMHVTGFVPGSDERRHWSINLYRVHSGSGRPIGIAWLGTDITARRAAAREAAAARRNLALLNEAGARIGNSLDLETTARELLDVVVPGFCDLATVDLYQGLLAGDETPPGLADGSAELRRVAFSSAVSDVPFTATGGTPVPVGAVHHFPFTSARADALRTARPQHIPGADGGLVQSTLAVPMVAHDTVVGLAQFSRTKGSEPFGDRDRDLAVELAARAAVSIDNARLYRRERERALILQRSLLPPGDPVASGLDIACRYLPGNAATGRPSEVGGDWFDVIELPGHRTALVVGDVMGRGLRAAVAMGELRTAVRTLALLDLEPAEVLAALDEIARGLGTPGGVQQATRAARRPREADLSEVYLATCVYAVYDSVTRRCTFANAGHLPPVLVEPGEPALMLDVPPGMPLGVGGEPFEEVEVELPEGALLALYTDGLVESRDHPLDEGLQAFVGTLTDPSQPLEDVCDHVLNTLGSHHGEDDIALLMARVQGLPAESVGDWTLPREPRSVGRAREYARGQLLSWDLEPLVDTTELLVSELVTNALRYGEGEIRLRLLLDRTLVCEVWDSGLVQPRRRRARDTDEGGRGLQLVGLLSAAWGSRRTPRGKTVWFELALPDGDSTPVDPAEALLSLF
- a CDS encoding TetR/AcrR family transcriptional regulator, translated to MAFHSPPAPRPLRGLPDKRRAIMGAARKLFGRDGYTRTSVDGIAGEAGVSKRTIYNHFANKEELFQSVVLEGAEDFTRTVAAIADRHLRKIVDIEDDLVEFGVDRARAAMAAEKHFSLVRTIKAEATRIPRPLLEAWREVGPSAAQGLLAGYLRQLTEKGFLHVTDAAKAANHFTLLTFANVADSSFNGAVPLPDAEIEEIVTSGVRTFLRLYGAPPRG
- a CDS encoding DUF4190 domain-containing protein, producing MSTPPPAPQGPQDNPFRAPEPGQGPGVFPGQVPPVWGRGYAPPYRPVPQVNGVAIAALVLGLLCFLPAVGLVLGIIALVQIKRRGERGRAMAIGGTVLSSLGLALWVLAIGTNAGSETWQAIKDAADTTSVTALDKGDCFDLPHGDTIGSDVSRVDEADCLGTHDAEIFGVVPVSGEDFPGRAELRDIGNDKCYALKARYSMDPWALPADVDWYTLLPLRAAWENGDREITCVYAHTGFGTLTGSLRRDETVLDADQFAYLKAMNAVDDVLYAEPEEYPDENLDINKAWAGLVRDELARQTTALENHAWSAGARPSVDGLVKDLHDAREAWRKAAGADDVDSYYLDYNTGYEFVDGDATVDARRTLGLATTPPSYEEGEGSSEGDGQGELDV
- a CDS encoding ATP-binding protein — translated: MIGVIDTEGDCAEWTFPAEAGAARAARAVVRGQLRGWRLEGVSDVAVLLVSELVTNALRYADGPIGLRLSRPAVLGDVLLVEVSDPLPDPPRERTARPDDENGRGLLLLAAAANRWGTRPDAVGKTVWFELAVPE
- a CDS encoding phosphotransferase; amino-acid sequence: MTSPRQHLRIPDLAPLVRQAFGPQRRLLAAERLRGGSKKGVYRLRLDDDSTAVAYVWSPDENYWAQDQLPDRRRPFSPATGVDLLVAAHDRLTAAGVRCPRVLYAGADAVVAEDVTGGTLEDALRRDPRHPALGRLSEALRAMHAQENPRYGKVALVDGGEVSYGDSCEQVVREGALGELAKGALLEPRLAAVAQPLAERIEELYAAVRPRRRHALIHGELGADHVLLTPDGEPVLIDIEGVMYFDVEQEHVFLELRFGDWYDRLWRPELDRDRLRFYRLCMHLGLVSGPLTLIQGDFPDSQFMRGIAEHNLGEVLRLLGDAS
- a CDS encoding (deoxy)nucleoside triphosphate pyrophosphohydrolase; amino-acid sequence: MTERIVVVGAALVDSGRLLAARRSAPPSLAGCWELPGGKVEAGERTEDALVRELREELGVDAEVLSRVPGEWPLRSPYVLHVHFARLREGSSSPAPLEDHDDLRWLASGEIWDVDWLDQDVPAVREVVELMGVRDGGVRG
- a CDS encoding GntR family transcriptional regulator, encoding MTFGEQPAYLRVAGDLRRKIVDGSLPPHTRLPSQARIREEYGVSDTVALEARKVLMAEGLVEGRSGSGTYVRERPVPRRIARSGFRPVGGATPFRQEQAESDMRGTWESSSEQAEADAAVAARLGIEPGERVMRTRYVFRESGRAMMLSTSWEPLALTGRTPVMLPEEGPLGGMGVVERMRAIDVIVDNVAEEVGARPGLADELLALGGVPGHVVIVVQRTYYASGRAVETADVVIPADRYRVAYHLPVR
- a CDS encoding SPOR domain-containing protein; this encodes MTDGSIFSLPWLVIRQDDSGNRYRVGRYATQAEAQKIADSLDNTGHRQVYWVERAGQQGDPTRN